Within Sorangiineae bacterium MSr11367, the genomic segment GCACCGGCGATCACCATCACGGGCGCCGGGGGCGCCTTCCAATTCGAGCGCGTTCACAAGGAGGTCAGGGATCTCCACGATCTTTCGGTTCGGGACGACTCCCTCGGCCGCCCACTGATCACGCGCTTTCTCAACCTCAAGGAACTGGAGGGCACCGGCCTTTTCATTTCGGGTGAGCGTCCGCGCAAAGGCTGGTCGACCACGGTGTTTGCCAACATTTCGAACCTGCCGGCCAATGCGCGCCTCTTCTACATCGTATTTGGTCATGTCATCGACGTTCAGCAGGACGCAGGTTTGGCATTCCACTGGAACGGTGGGTACCAGGACGACGTATACATCCGGGCCATCGTGTACGAGGAAGACAGCGCAACCCATCTGCCGCTCCGCTATCTCGGAACGGCGGGCAATTGGGTCCGCGTGACGCATGGGCAGCCGACGCAATGGCTCGCCACGTTCGAATCCATTCCCACGACGGAAACGGAATTCCGATTGTCTCCGCCGGAGAACGGTCCGCCGCCCGACAGCGTGGCGGGCACCATTTTCTTGGATGCGGGCGACGGCAGCAACGCCCGTGAGGTCGCTCGCCTCTCGAGCGGCACCGGCAGGGTGACCTTGCCCACGTTCTTCGGCGTTCGCTACACGCTGCGCGCCGAGCAACGAACAGCCGCGGGACGAAGTCGTATCTTCCGGAACTTCGCGCCCGGCGACGCATCGATCCAGATGAAGTTCGCCAGTCCGCCCACGCTGCTCGATGCACCGGCCCCGAACGGCACCATCGAGCGCGATGCGACGCTCCGCTGGGAGGGAGACGGCCTTGCGCGCGTCGTGGTCGATGCAGGAAGCGCCTTCCGTATCGAGACGTACACCGCGGCGAAAGAAAGCTCGCTGCCCCAAGCCGTGCTCGATCTGCTTGGGCTCACCGTTCCTGCGAATACGCCGGTCGAGCTGACGGTCACCCGGTATCCCGGGCACACGAACATCAACGACGCCGCCATCAACTTCCGCGCCGAAGACCAAGACGCAGCCGACGCGCCACCGCTGCCGCTAACGATCCACTGAGCGAGGACAGTTGAGCGCGCGGCTGCGGCGCTCGGCCTCGCGCGCGCTCACCGAGGTGGGCTTCGCGCTTCCCCATCGCTCGGTGACGAAGCGGTAGGCGTCGCACGCGGCGGGAACGTCACCGAGTTGCTCTCGCGCGATGCCGAGCCAGAGATGCGCGCGCACGTTCATGGCGCCGTGGTGGAGGCCCTGACAACTCCGCGTCGCCGTCTCGAGCAGCGGCGCCGCCCGCACGACGTCGCCGGCGGCCAAGCGCAGATGGCCCTCGTAGGCCTCCATGGCGCCAATGTTGTAGTTGCGCGCGCGCGGCACCTCGGAGTAATCCGCCGCCAGGCGCGGATCGAGAAGCAACGCCTCCGCAGCGTGGTTGCGGACGCCCGCCATGGGCCCCCAGCGGAAGATCCAGCGCTCGTACGCGTCCATGCGCGTGCGATTCACGCGCTCCCACGTCTCGGTGGCCTCCTGCCAGCGGATCATCGTGCGGCGATTCTGCCCGAAGGCCAAGGCCAGCAAGAACGGCTTCGGGTACTCCGTGGCGAGGTTCGATTCGCCGCGAACCCAAGCCTCGTTGCGGTGCAGAAAGCGCTCGGCCATGTTGGTCGCTTCCGTGTCGCGGCCCGTTTCCAGGAGGGCATCCACCGACGTGACCGTCGCGCACAGGTGCGGATCGAGCGTGGCCGACCCCGTCGAATGGCGCTCCAACCCGTCGGCGAACTTGAGCGCACCATCGAAGTCCCCCATCCACACGGAGAGCTTCGCCATGTCGCAGAGCCGCGTGGGCTCCCGGTCTGCGGGGGGCAAATGCTTCCATCGCAAGAGCAGCGCTTCCTCGATGGCCTCGCGCGATGCACCGCGCGCAGCGAGCGATGGCGCGAGCTCCTGGTACGCCGCCGGCTCATCGGGCTCCCAGGAGATCCAACTGCGTGCGGAGGCAACCGCTTCCTCGCATCGACCAAGACGGCGAAGGGTGCCGCTGCGAATCTCCATGCAGTCGACCGCGCCCGGTGCAACGTCCAGGCATCGATCCAACGCTGCGAGCGACTCCGCGCCTCGCCCGAGCCATATGAGAATTTGCGACTCCATCGAATAGGCGTCGGCATACCCAGGATCGAGCTGGGTCGCCTTGCGCACCATGCCAAGAAGCGCTTCGAGCTGATCGGCACGCATCACGGTACTGCGTCGCCGATCCACGTCGAGGACGTAGAGTTCCGCGTCGTTGGGGAAACGGCGAATGGCGTCGTCGAAAGCCTGAATCGTTTCAGCCTCACGAGGAGAGTCCGGTGCAATGAGCAGCGCCCACGCATCGAGCACCACGCGATCGCGTTCGCTCATGGTATCGCGAAAGCCCATCGCGCGTCGCAACTGCTCACGCGCCCGTGACCTTGGCCAGTAGGAGTAGGCGAGCATGGTGACGCGAAGCTGCGGCTCGGGGCACATCGGATCGACCGCCGCCGCCTGCTCGAAATAGCCGAGCGCGCGTCGGTATGCCGACTCGCGAAGCGCGCGCAGTCCTTCCTTGTACAACGCCGCCGCGGCAGGCACGCATGACGGCGAGACCGGAAGAGCGGTCACCAGCACCGGGGGAGACGCTGTCGAAGAGGCCGCGGTTCCCGCCGGGGAATCGTGCCGGCGCACGGCGCGAAAGGCGACGATTGCGGTGGTGAGGGCTATCAAGGCCGTGAAGATCGCCGATGCAAGCCACACGATGTGCTTTCGCCGCTTCGACGGCGACGGCAGGGGCGGCTCTTTGACGGCGCTCGATCGCTGCGTGCTCGCCGTGCTCGGCGCCAGCACGGGAATCAGCGAGTCCATCGTCGGGAAGCGCTCGTCACGCTGCTTGCGCAGCGTCTTCAGGATGGCGCCGCTGATCTCCGAGGGAAGCGATGCGCGCACCGCATCGCTCGGATCGTCCGCGAGCACCGAGGCGAGCATCTCCAGGGTGTCATGCCCCGGCCAGGGGAGCCTCCCGGTCACCAGCTCGTACGCCGTCACGCCCCACGCGAACTGATCGACCCGCCCATCGAGCGGCTCGCCGCGAATCTGCTCCGGGGCCATGTACGCGGCGGTCCCCATGATGCAATCGGGCACCGCGGTGGCGAGACCGAAGTCGAGGATCTTCACGGCACCGTCGTCGGCCACCATGACGTTCTCCGGCTTGACGTCGCCGTGAACGAGTCCCGCTTGGTGCGCGGCGGCCAGGCCGCGGGCGACCTCGCCCATCCAGCCGATGCGCCGGTCCAGATCCGGCGTCGCTTCGCCGACGTAATCGCGCAGGCTTCGCCCGGCGATGTACTCCATCGCAAGGAAGGGCACGCCTTCGTGCTCACCCACGTCGTAAATGGTGACGACGTTGGGATGGCTCAACGTGGCCGCCGCGCGCGCCTCGCGAAGCAGATGCTCGGTGGCCTGCCCATCCGGTGAACGCCGCAGCACCTTCAGCGCGACCTTGCGATCCAAGGTCGTATCGTGGGCCAGGTACAACTCGCCCATACCGCCCATGCCGATACGCCGCCCCAGCACGTAGCGCCCGAAGCTCGTCCCCGAGACGAAGCGCGTGCTCTCGGGCGGCAGTCGCTCGCGCACCGAGAGGCGGCGCAGCGAGGCATCCGCCGACACGTCCTCGGCAATGCGATCCAAGGTGTCGCGCACCACCACGGCCGACAGCGGACGGTGCTCGCGCTCCTTCGAGAGCAGGCTCCCCACCAGGTCGTCGAGCGCCGGCGGCACGTCGGGACGGAGGGAAGAGACACGGGAAGGCTCGAGCAGCACCAGCTTGGCCAAGGCCGTGAGGGCGCGAGAGCCCTCGAATGCCTCCGTGTCGGTGAGGCAGCGAAAGAGCATGCACCCCAGCGAGAACAGGTCCGCGCGCCCGTCGAGATCCCGCACGCCGTGGGCCTGCTCCGGCGCCATGTATCCGGGCGTGCCGACGATGACGCCGGTCATGGTCGCATTGGTCTGCGACGACTCCATCGAACGCGCGAGGCCGAAGTCGGCAAGCTTGGCCTGCACGAGATCTCCCCCGGGGAGCAGCACATTGCTCGGCTTGATGTCGCGGTGCAGGATGCCGATCGCATGCGCCGCCGCCAAGGCATCGGCGATGCGCCGCGCGACGGTGATGACCTCGCATACGTCGAGGCGCTCGCGCCGCAGCTTCGACGCCAGGGTCTCGCCATCGACCCACTCCATGGCCAAGTAGGGCTGCCCCTCGTCACCGACACCGTGCGCGATGTGGCGCACGATGGCGGGATGCCGCAACTTCTCCAGGGCGTCAGTCTCGGCGTCGAAGCGCCTCAGCGATCCGGGGCCCGTCTTGCGTACGACCTTGAGGGCGACGATCTCGCCCGAGCTCTGGTCGAGCGCGCGGTACACGATGCCCATGCCGCCGACGCCGGCTTCTTCTTCGATGCGAAATCGAGCGGCGAAAAGTTCGTCATCTTTCGCGCGCAATGCATCGACGAGAGACCGCGAGACTCGTCTCAAAAGTTGACCCCCAACACAAAGCGAGCCTCCTCTTGCATCTCTTCTTGGCTGCCCGTGCTTTCACGAAGGGCCTCGAGAACGGCCGCGCGGAACTCGCGCCGGGCGTAGGTGAGGCGGTTGTTCACGTCGCGGACGGAGATCCCGAGTTGTTCGGCAATCTCTGCGTAGGAGGGTCGGTCCGCTTCGTCCTTCAGGTGAAACAATTCGAACACGCGAAAGTGTACCTCTTTCCCCTGCCGCTGACACGACGACCGGAGCGATTCGACCGCCACTTCGAGCAGATTTCGCACCCACTCGACCTCGAAGACTTGCTCCGGGTCGGGCAGGCTGGACGCTTCCTCCCCGAGCTCGTCTTCGGCCACCTTGAAGTCGAGTTGGAGGAGTTTCACGCCACCACCGCGCTTTTTCGCTTGGTTGTGCCGTCCAAGGTCGACCACGAGGCGGTCGACACACACGCGCACGAAGGTGCGGAAGCGCGCGCGGCGCGGCTCGTAGCCCCGGAACGTTTCTTTGTCGATCGTTCGCAGGAAGAACTCCTGCGTGATCTCCTCGGCTTCGGCCGGCTCTTTTCGCCAGCGAAGGCGCACGTACTTGTAGATCGGCTTCCAGTACATGCGCGCGAGGACCTGAATGGATCGCGAACGCAGCGCGGGATCCACGCTATGCACGCCGTAAACGGCCGACGGTGGCGTCGTCGGGAAATCTCCCCCGGCTCGATTCATGTTAACCAACCGATGATAGGGGCGACCTTGCTCATTAACGACTCACGGGTTCTCCCCCATGACGCAAGTGTGCAACGCTTTCGCTTGCCGGTCCATGGCGCATCGCGCCGATGGCGCCACATGTTTGTGACGGAAAGCCGGGGTGTTGCGCAAACATCTTGACCGGTAGGAAGTAGGCTTTTTAAAGGCCACGCCCAGTTGCCCGATCGTCTGACCAGCTACTTCTTACCTTCTTCGACCTTCGGCGGCTGGCGCGTCTCGTCGGCTTTGATCGAGTAGCGAACCAGGGCTCGAAGCACCTGGTTGCGATCCACGTTGCCGACGACGCTCTTGATGTCCTCGTAGACGCTGGGATCGACGAGGAGCGCACCGAGGGTGCCCTTGCCCTGCTTGAGTCCGTGCACGATGTCGCGCATGTCGTCGCTCATCGCGTTGACGTTGCCCATCAGGTGCTGCGAGTTGGTGTCGCCGTAGATGAGCGCATGCGCCAAACCGTTGCCGGTGCGGATCGCTTCGAGGTCTTTGTGGACCTCGGACATGGAGCCCGACGCGCTCTTGGAGAGCTCGCCGTCGTACACCAGCGCGTGCGCAACGCCGGGGCCTTCGCGCAGGTGCGTGGTGACGTCGTGGAAGTCCGCGCTCGCGGCCTCCAGGTTGGAGAGCATGCGATCGAACTTCTGTCCCTCTTGGGGATCCATCAGGGCGCGGTGCACCACGCTGTCGTTCTTCGCGATGCCCTGAAGGACCTCGCGGAGGCTGTGCACGCTCACCTTGACGTCTTCGGAGAATTGCGGATCGCTCAAGAACCGCGTGCCCGTTTCCACGTTCTCGAGCGCCTTGCCAGCTTTGTTGGCGATGTCTTCGAATTTGACGATGTACTTGTTGAGGTCGAGCGGCTCCTCGGTCTTCAAGTTTTGATCGGGGCCAAGGATGCCGCCCTTTCCATCGGAGGAGAGCTCGATCATCTTGTCGCCGAGCAGGCCCTTGTTGGCGACGCGCGCCACGGTATCGTCGCGCACGCGCTCGGCCTCGCGCTTCACGACGTTGAGGCGCACGTAGATGCGCACGTCGCGTGGGTCGTGGTTGTGCCCCACCGCTTCGACCGTTCCAATGTCGACGCCGCCCATGCGCACGGGTGCGCCCGGCTTGAGGCCCGCAACGTCGGAGAAGGCGGCGTTGTAGGTGACCTTGGGGTCCCAGAGCCGTCGATTCTCGCCAATGAGAAAGACGGCGATGCCGCCGAGCACCAGCGCCGCAAGAACGAAAATCCCGACTTTAATCGACTTTTCCATGCATTCCCGGGCACGCTAAGGTTGAAAAGAGTCTAAGAGGCAAGAAGCGACGAGACGTCTTCCGTCTCCGGCGCCTTGCCGTCGATGAAGTCTCGAACGTAGGGCTCGTTCGTGTTTCGGAAATCGTCCATCGAGCCCGACATGAGCACCCCACCCTTGCCCAGCATCACCAGGCGGTCCGACACGGAGAAGGCGGTGCCCATGTCGTGCGTGACGACGATGCTCGTGATGGAGAAGGCCTTCTTGATGCCGTTGATGAGGTGATTGATCCGCGCCGTGTTGATCGGATCGAGCCCGGTGGTGGGCTCGTCGTACAAGAGCACCTCGGGCTGGAGCGCCAAGGTGCGCGCCAGGCCTACCCTCTTCTTCATACCGCCGGAGAGATCGCTCGGGCGCATCTCCTCGATGCCCGGCAAGCCCACGGCGGCCAGCGACTGCGCGACCCTCTCGCGGATCTCGTCGTCGGTCATCGTGTCCCAGAACTGCTCGCGCAATCCGTAGGCGACGTTCTCGCCCACGCTGAGCGAGTCGAAGAGCGCCGCGCCCTGGAACAGGTAGGCGATCTTCCGACGCACGTCGTGCATGTTGCGCTCGGCGAGGTCCTGGATCTCCTTGCCGTCGAAGGTGATCTTCCCCGCATCCGCACGAAGCAAGCCGATCAGCATCTTGAGCATGACGCTCTTACCGCTTCCCGATGCCCCGAGCACGGTCGTGGTCTCGCCACGCCGGATCTCCAGGTCGAGATCGGTGTAGATGATCTTCGGGCCGAACCGCTTCTTGACGTGGGAGAACTTGATGAAAACGCCTCCCACGGGCGTCACCGGCTCTTCCCGATGCAGCCTGCCGCGCCCCGCGTTTTCGCGCTTCACGCGAGGCATCCTAGCACGGACTTTTTACTTGGCTTCGGCCGGTTTACCGGTGACGGCTTTCGCGCGGCGCTTGCCCGAGGCGCGCTTTTTGGCGCCCGAACGCTGCCCCATACGCTTGTCGATCCACTCGGTGAGCGGGGCGGCAACGTAGATGCTGGAGTAGGTGCCGGCCACGATGCCGATGACCATGGCGAGCGCGAAGTCGCGGATGACGCCCGTTCCCCACACGAAGAACGCGAGAACGCTGAGCATCGTTGCGCCAGCGGTAAGGATGGTGCGCGAGAGCGTCTCGGAGACGCTCAGGTTGATGATGTCACCAAACGACTTACCGCGGTGCTTGGAGAGGTTCTCGCGGATGCGGTCGTAGACGACGACCGTGTCGTTCATCGAGTAACCGACGATGGTGAGCACGGCGCCGATGGTCGAGAGCGTGACTTCCTTCTTCAACAGAACGAACACGCCCAAGATCACCATCGCATCGTGCACGCACGCGATGACCACGCCCGGCGCGAACCGCAGGTCGAACCGGAAGGCGAGGTAGAGCATGATGAACACAATGGCGATGGCCACCGAGTTGCGGGCGCTGTCGCGAAGCTGCTTGCCCGCCTTGGGACCGACCCACTCGACGCGCAGCGGTTGGTCCGGCACCGTGTCCGCACCGAGCTTGCTGCGCAGACCGTCCATGAGCTGGTCGCCCTTGGACTGCAGCTGGATCTCCACGCGGTTGTCGCGCGGGTTGATGATCTGCGGGTTCGTCGCCGAGGCCTTGATGTTGATGCCCGCAACGCTGCGGATCTGTTCCTTGAGCTTCTCGAGATCCGGCGCCGTGTCGTAGCGCGTGGAGATCTTGTCGCCACCGGGGCTGAACTTCACCTCGGTCGCGCGGGCATTCTCGGGGCACGCCTTTTCATCGGCCACCGGCGCCGCGGGGTCCGCCGTGAGGCAGAGGGCCGCCTTGAGCTTTTCCTTGGTGACGTCGTCGACCACGCTGATCTCTTGGACGCGGACGAGGAAGTGGTTGGGATTTTTGAAGTCCTGAACCTGGATGACGTCCGGCGTGTGGTAGCCCAGCGACTCGACCGCCTGACGCAAGGTGTGCGCGTCGACGTTCTTGTTGAAGGCTACTTCGACCTCCGTACCGCCGCGGAAGTCCGTTCCGTAGTTCGCCCCGGGAAACCACAACGAGACCGTGGAGGCGACGACGAGGAAGAGGCTCAGGGAGATCCAGAATCTCCGCTGCCCCATGAAATCGAAAGTACGACCTGGTTTGAAGAGCTCCATCTTAGAACTCCGCACCCACGCTAAGGCGCTTGACCTTGGCGCCGCGCGCCCACCAGTCGAAGACCAAACGCGTGCAGAATACACCGGTGAACAAGCTGCACACGATGCCGACGATGAGAGTGACGGCAAAACCCTTGACGGGACCTGTCCCGTACTGGGCCAAAATCAGACCCGAAATGAAGACGGTGACGTGACCGTCGAGAATCGATGAAAACGCCTTGTCGTATCCAGCTTCCACCGCCGCACGCACGGTTCTTCCGGCGCGGAGCTCTTCGCGGATGCGCTCGTTGATGAGCACGTTCGCGTCGACGCCGATACCGACGGTGAGCGCCAAGCCGGCGATGCCGGGCAACGTCATCGTGGCGCCGAAGGTGGAGAGAATTGCCAGCTGGAGGAGCAGGTTGAAGAGCACCGCCAGGTCGGCCACCACACCGGATTTCCGGTAGTAGAACGCGAGGGCCACGAGCACGAGACCCACGCCCGCGGCCGCGCCCTTGAGGCCTTCGCCGATGGCATCGCGGCCCAGCGACGGACCGATGCGCGACTCGTTCGACGGGGTGACCGGTGCGGGGAGTGCACCGGAGCGGAGCACGAGCTCCAGCTTGCGCGCCTGCGCGAGCTGCTGCTCGGGATCGCCCGCGCCCATGGTGATGCTGGCACGACCGCCACCGATCTTCGCCTGAATGACCGGCGCGGAGTCGACCACGTCGTCCAGGATGATGGCGAAGCGGCGCTTGATGTTCGAGCCCGTGATCTCTTCGAAGCGATCGGCACCTGCTGGGCTGAAGGTCAGCCCGACGTAGTACTTGCCCATGCCCTGGTTCTGCTCCTGCGCGACGTTCGCCTCGGTGATGCTGTCACCGGTGAGCTCCGCGCGGGAGAACATGTAGAACGTGCGCCAGCCGACCTCCGTCGTCTTGCTGGTGTCGGGATCGTAATCCTCGATGGCCAAGAAGCCGACCTGGTGATCGTCGGGTACCGGCAAGGTGGCTGCCCACTTCTTGAACCGCTCGCGAGACTGGGTCATCGTCTCGTTCTCGCGCTTGGTGATACGCGCGAAGTGCGACTGCACATTCTTGCCGGGGCCGGCGGGGGCGTTCTCGTTGTAGATGGCGATGCCCTCGCCCTCGGGCAGCTCTTCGTCTTTGATCTTGCCGAAGAAGTCCGCCTCGTCGTCCACCATTTTGAACTCGAGGCGGGCGGTGCGGCGGATGGTGTCGCGGATGTCGTCGAACTGCTTCTCGTTGTCGCCCGGCACCTCGAGGATGATGTCCTCGTCGCGCGTGGTGACGCTCGCCTCGCGCAGACCGAGGCCGTCGACGCGGCGGACGATGGTCTCTTTGGCTTGGGCCACCGCGCGCTCGCGGATCTGCGACTCGACCTCTGCGCGGATCTTGAAGGTGACCTCGTCCGCGCCCGGGCCGCGCTGCAGCGCCAGCTCGGTGGTGAACTTCTTGGTGAAGCGGTCGTCGATCTTGCTGACGTCACCCGCGTCCTT encodes:
- a CDS encoding serine/threonine-protein kinase, with product MRAKDDELFAARFRIEEEAGVGGMGIVYRALDQSSGEIVALKVVRKTGPGSLRRFDAETDALEKLRHPAIVRHIAHGVGDEGQPYLAMEWVDGETLASKLRRERLDVCEVITVARRIADALAAAHAIGILHRDIKPSNVLLPGGDLVQAKLADFGLARSMESSQTNATMTGVIVGTPGYMAPEQAHGVRDLDGRADLFSLGCMLFRCLTDTEAFEGSRALTALAKLVLLEPSRVSSLRPDVPPALDDLVGSLLSKEREHRPLSAVVVRDTLDRIAEDVSADASLRRLSVRERLPPESTRFVSGTSFGRYVLGRRIGMGGMGELYLAHDTTLDRKVALKVLRRSPDGQATEHLLREARAAATLSHPNVVTIYDVGEHEGVPFLAMEYIAGRSLRDYVGEATPDLDRRIGWMGEVARGLAAAHQAGLVHGDVKPENVMVADDGAVKILDFGLATAVPDCIMGTAAYMAPEQIRGEPLDGRVDQFAWGVTAYELVTGRLPWPGHDTLEMLASVLADDPSDAVRASLPSEISGAILKTLRKQRDERFPTMDSLIPVLAPSTASTQRSSAVKEPPLPSPSKRRKHIVWLASAIFTALIALTTAIVAFRAVRRHDSPAGTAASSTASPPVLVTALPVSPSCVPAAAALYKEGLRALRESAYRRALGYFEQAAAVDPMCPEPQLRVTMLAYSYWPRSRAREQLRRAMGFRDTMSERDRVVLDAWALLIAPDSPREAETIQAFDDAIRRFPNDAELYVLDVDRRRSTVMRADQLEALLGMVRKATQLDPGYADAYSMESQILIWLGRGAESLAALDRCLDVAPGAVDCMEIRSGTLRRLGRCEEAVASARSWISWEPDEPAAYQELAPSLAARGASREAIEEALLLRWKHLPPADREPTRLCDMAKLSVWMGDFDGALKFADGLERHSTGSATLDPHLCATVTSVDALLETGRDTEATNMAERFLHRNEAWVRGESNLATEYPKPFLLALAFGQNRRTMIRWQEATETWERVNRTRMDAYERWIFRWGPMAGVRNHAAEALLLDPRLAADYSEVPRARNYNIGAMEAYEGHLRLAAGDVVRAAPLLETATRSCQGLHHGAMNVRAHLWLGIAREQLGDVPAACDAYRFVTERWGSAKPTSVSAREAERRSRALNCPRSVDR
- a CDS encoding sigma-70 family RNA polymerase sigma factor, which encodes MNRAGGDFPTTPPSAVYGVHSVDPALRSRSIQVLARMYWKPIYKYVRLRWRKEPAEAEEITQEFFLRTIDKETFRGYEPRRARFRTFVRVCVDRLVVDLGRHNQAKKRGGGVKLLQLDFKVAEDELGEEASSLPDPEQVFEVEWVRNLLEVAVESLRSSCQRQGKEVHFRVFELFHLKDEADRPSYAEIAEQLGISVRDVNNRLTYARREFRAAVLEALRESTGSQEEMQEEARFVLGVNF
- a CDS encoding MlaD family protein, yielding MEKSIKVGIFVLAALVLGGIAVFLIGENRRLWDPKVTYNAAFSDVAGLKPGAPVRMGGVDIGTVEAVGHNHDPRDVRIYVRLNVVKREAERVRDDTVARVANKGLLGDKMIELSSDGKGGILGPDQNLKTEEPLDLNKYIVKFEDIANKAGKALENVETGTRFLSDPQFSEDVKVSVHSLREVLQGIAKNDSVVHRALMDPQEGQKFDRMLSNLEAASADFHDVTTHLREGPGVAHALVYDGELSKSASGSMSEVHKDLEAIRTGNGLAHALIYGDTNSQHLMGNVNAMSDDMRDIVHGLKQGKGTLGALLVDPSVYEDIKSVVGNVDRNQVLRALVRYSIKADETRQPPKVEEGKK
- a CDS encoding ATP-binding cassette domain-containing protein → MKRENAGRGRLHREEPVTPVGGVFIKFSHVKKRFGPKIIYTDLDLEIRRGETTTVLGASGSGKSVMLKMLIGLLRADAGKITFDGKEIQDLAERNMHDVRRKIAYLFQGAALFDSLSVGENVAYGLREQFWDTMTDDEIRERVAQSLAAVGLPGIEEMRPSDLSGGMKKRVGLARTLALQPEVLLYDEPTTGLDPINTARINHLINGIKKAFSITSIVVTHDMGTAFSVSDRLVMLGKGGVLMSGSMDDFRNTNEPYVRDFIDGKAPETEDVSSLLAS
- the secF gene encoding protein translocase subunit SecF, with the protein product MGQRRFWISLSLFLVVASTVSLWFPGANYGTDFRGGTEVEVAFNKNVDAHTLRQAVESLGYHTPDVIQVQDFKNPNHFLVRVQEISVVDDVTKEKLKAALCLTADPAAPVADEKACPENARATEVKFSPGGDKISTRYDTAPDLEKLKEQIRSVAGINIKASATNPQIINPRDNRVEIQLQSKGDQLMDGLRSKLGADTVPDQPLRVEWVGPKAGKQLRDSARNSVAIAIVFIMLYLAFRFDLRFAPGVVIACVHDAMVILGVFVLLKKEVTLSTIGAVLTIVGYSMNDTVVVYDRIRENLSKHRGKSFGDIINLSVSETLSRTILTAGATMLSVLAFFVWGTGVIRDFALAMVIGIVAGTYSSIYVAAPLTEWIDKRMGQRSGAKKRASGKRRAKAVTGKPAEAK
- the secD gene encoding protein translocase subunit SecD; translation: MTTVSRIALAIIGLCAVFAVISERFLQIDPAWPASVGILVGLLALLVVPSKMRLLLIILNAGVGGYLFFRADSFWGIVVCGLVIIWCLVGLLPLMDGAWRFKIGLVVCSFLAGSLVLWPTVSRMSDGKLVCPQYIQDRIDFGIAPGLDLRGGLRLAYTVEVEEAIRDKRDHLADDMRQDLATSFGFHSGDGRVSREELQKLESKVHVATPESAILRLKFKDAGDVSKIDDRFTKKFTTELALQRGPGADEVTFKIRAEVESQIRERAVAQAKETIVRRVDGLGLREASVTTRDEDIILEVPGDNEKQFDDIRDTIRRTARLEFKMVDDEADFFGKIKDEELPEGEGIAIYNENAPAGPGKNVQSHFARITKRENETMTQSRERFKKWAATLPVPDDHQVGFLAIEDYDPDTSKTTEVGWRTFYMFSRAELTGDSITEANVAQEQNQGMGKYYVGLTFSPAGADRFEEITGSNIKRRFAIILDDVVDSAPVIQAKIGGGRASITMGAGDPEQQLAQARKLELVLRSGALPAPVTPSNESRIGPSLGRDAIGEGLKGAAAGVGLVLVALAFYYRKSGVVADLAVLFNLLLQLAILSTFGATMTLPGIAGLALTVGIGVDANVLINERIREELRAGRTVRAAVEAGYDKAFSSILDGHVTVFISGLILAQYGTGPVKGFAVTLIVGIVCSLFTGVFCTRLVFDWWARGAKVKRLSVGAEF